The Chlorocebus sabaeus isolate Y175 chromosome 6, mChlSab1.0.hap1, whole genome shotgun sequence genome has a segment encoding these proteins:
- the DAND5 gene encoding DAN domain family member 5 yields the protein MLLGRLITLLCLLSGALPTGSGRPEPQALRPQSWAAANQTWALGPGAPPPLVPAPALRSWKAFLGLQKARQLRMGRLQRGQDEVAAVTLPLNPQEVTQGMCKAVPFVQVFSRPGCSATRLRNHLCFGHCSSLYIPGSDPTPLVLCNSCMPARKHSAPVVLWCHTGSSASRRRVKITTVLIEGCHCSLKA from the exons ATGCTCCTTGGCCGGCTAATCACTCTTCTGTGCCTGCTTAGCGGGGCCCTGCCTACAGGCTCAGGGAGGCCTGAACCCCAGGCTCTCAGACCTCAGTCCTGGGCTGCAGCCAATCAGACCTGGGCTCTGGGCCCAGGGGCCCCGCCCCCACTGGTGCCAGCTCCTGCTCTTAGGAGCTGGAAGGCCTTCTTGGGCCTGCAGAAAGCCAGGCAGCTGCGGATGGGCAGGCTGCAGCGTGGGCAGGACGAGGTGGCTGCTGTGACTCTGCCACTGAACCCTCAGGAAGTGACCCAGGGGATGTGTAAGGCTGTGCCCTTCGTTCAG GTGTTCTCCCGGCCCGGCTGCTCAGCCACACGCCTCCGAAATCACCTCTGCTTTGGTCATTGCTCCTCTCTCTACATCCCTGGCTCGGACCCCACCCCACTAGTCCTGTGCAACAGCTGTATGCCTGCTCGCAAACATTCGGCACCTGTGGTCCTGTGGTGTCACACTGGCAGCTCAGCCTCCCGTCGACGGGTGAAGATAACCACCGTGCTGATCGAGGGGTGTCATTGCAGCCTGAAAGCATGA